The following are from one region of the Littorina saxatilis isolate snail1 linkage group LG2, US_GU_Lsax_2.0, whole genome shotgun sequence genome:
- the LOC138959276 gene encoding uncharacterized protein, whose translation MFQKDERHTLCRQWFTHVGLNISDLSDKQLRARLDKVRKPYDTFSKSLHRGNNEAKLKDYLFQQQSHFPLVSAMPTVPSVVPCAIENAPATPPADHPTGDELTHLKIASSGRQLAALRRSNEELSGSLLEAKNREMIYKDLLKEKTQSVTTLQADLTKLQGKAERSASHIKCVETQLCSAKEYIGKIRQTNFYKRLKRQETNLKKREENLKDHEDGGCIQTIERLKHKLKLCQTANSSLRAKLNSVKEKRQQDLDRHNQLTADLLEEAVVHTVKTTEEGPRKKFTHDVIKTTIGLISCGVSAKNSGHVIQTVARNLFHTDIDDKDVPSERTSLRFADQGHYLAKYHVAETVLDSDNFDIHFDGTTRDHRKYVGQQVTTSAGSLSCGFTEVATEDAKTLVDVTVSLLQEVAQVYDKDDTERCFKAALQKCSGLMSDRAAPNKLMKKDFNDLRKATLGTEEDLQFLYCNAHYLLGLGTSAEKSLKELQTEWGQQRIGRDNAAQFGHWQAKEAAAVRYVRMACEVLGPRGDDQCGCRDAWLAYCEMTNKTSTVPSFKSNRFNSIFYGATKLLAHRDDIIEFLSDYMPSRNQKLESVLKDAQSEEVNVFVATLAMVYERITGPYWTLLCAGETSYAEFFLPVVELHAQLREWRDDSASIFSPHVPSLFSIQVPDASSLAALLDLDEATQQKVQRAFSHFCVNFVAVTERQLDDFLPGGRYHAVQDPQVLERLRHSHITNLLGEACFGDLDISIYTHRNSSVHHHSTLTMLKRNKTMKAWFNQKSNEEQRQLLLNASSSGPEMRKRHRENDREVKASKRQKLQLQQQRTEADRQKKAREKADIAQEIRQDGGACSSAGDVDRLLERKALQREKLAALKTQIRFFRHVLGFKSELLKLTQDLPGLEQSLKEFLASQDPFPEHRDRVDNNLDEEDEPSESDSSASEHENDQRVDSDGFSFAQTGQTVAVFYDETFHVGTVTNILSADEAKVNFLKKSSLDNNRFSWPAKEDSDTVSSVFVFAWDFLLEPISTNARMWHVPNSTLQEQYNLYVEKYC comes from the exons ATGTTCCAGAAAGACGAGAGGCATACTTTGTGCAGGCAGTGGTTTACACATGTTGGACTTAACATTTCAGACTTGTCTGACAAGCAGCTTAGAGCAAGACTCGACAAAGTACGCAAACCATATGACACTTTCTCTAAAAGTCTGCACAGAGGCAACAACGAGGCGAAGCTGAAAGACTATTTATTTCAACAGCAGTCTCATTTTCCCCTGGTATCTGCGATGCCTACTGTCCCGTCTGTTGTGCCTTGTGCAATAGAGAATGCACCTGCAACACCCCCAGCTGACCATCCAACCGGAGATGAATTGACTCATCTAAAGATTGCATCAAGTGGCAGGCAGTTAGCTGCACTACGCAGGAGCAATGAAGAGCTCAGTGGGAGTCTGTTGGAAGCAAAGAACCGAGAGATGATTTACAAGGACCTTCTCAAAGAGAAAACTCAAAGCGTAACCACCTTGCAGGCAGACTTGACAAAACTTCAAGGCAAAGCTGAACGTAGTGCATCTCACATAAAATGTGTGGAAACCCAGTTGTGCAGTGCCAAGGAGTACATCGGCAAAATTCGGCAAACAAACTTTTACAAGAGACTGAAAAGGCAGGAAACCAActtaaaaaagagagaagaaaatctGAAAGATCATGAGGATGGTGGGTGCATTCAAACAATTGAGCGTCTGAAGCACAAACTCAAGTTGTGTCAGACTGCTAATTCAAGTCTGAGAGCCAAATTGAACAGTGTGAAGGAGAAGCGACAACAAGACTTGGACAGACATAATCAGCTGACTGCTGATCTTCTTGAAGAAGCTGTAGTACATACTGTGAAGACAACAGAGGAGGGCCCCAGGAAGAAATTCACGCATGATGTCATCAAAACTACCATTGGACTCATTTCTTGTGGGGTTTCTGCAAAGAACAGTGGCCATGTCATCCAAACAGTTGCGCGCAATCTGTTCCACACCGATATCGACGACAAAGATGTACCATCTGAACGCACATCTCTGCGGTTTGCGGATCAAGGGCACTACCTGGCTAAATACCATGTTGCCGAGACTGTGCTTGACTCTGACAATTTTGATATTCATTTTGACGGAACAACACGGGACCACCGGAAATATGTGGGTCAACAAGTGACCACAAGTGCAGGGTCCCTCAGCTGTGGATTCACAGAGGTAGCTACAGAAGACGCCAAGACTCTTGTGGATGTTACCGTCAGTCTCCTCCAAGAAGTGGCGCAAGTCTACGACAAAGACGACACAGAACGCTGCTTCAAAGCAGCTCTGCAGAAGTGTTCAGGACTGATGTCTGACAGAGCCGCTCCAAACAAGCTCATGAAGAAAGACTTCAACGACCTCAGAAAGGCAACCCTGGGGACAGAGGAGGATCTCCAGTTCCTGTACTGCAACGCCCATTACTTGCTTGGACTTG GCACAAGTGCAGAGAAGTCACTGAAAGAACTACAGACCGAGTGGGGGCAGCAGCGTATTGGCCGAGACAACGCAGCTCAGTTTGGACATTGGCAGGCAAAGGAGGCAGCAGCTGTTCGCTATGTGCGGATGGCCTGCGAGGTTCTAGGACCCAGGGGCGATGATCAATGTGGCTGCAGAGATGCATGGCTTGCATACTGTGAGATGACCAACAAGACGTCTACTGTGCCAAGCTTCAAATCTAACCGGTTTAACAGCATCTTTTATGGTGCAACAAAGCTGCTGGCACACCGTGACGACATCATAGAGTTCCTGTCAGATTACATGCCGAGCAGGAACCAGAAGCTGGAAAGTGTGTTGAAGGATGCCCAGAGTGAAGAGGTGAACGTTTTTGTTGCCACGCTTGCCATGGTCTACGAGAGGATCACAGGACCTTACTGGACTCTACTGTGTGCTGGGGAGACGAGCTATGCAGAGTTTTTCTTGCCTGTTGTGGAGCTGCACGCACAGCTGAGAGAGTGGAGAGATGACAGTGCCTCCATTTTCAGCCCCCATGTGCCGTCACTCTTCAGTATCCAAGTACCAGACGCATCGTCACTTGCAGCACTCCTAGATCTGGATGAGGCGACACAACAGAAAGTGCAGCGTGCCTTCAGCCACTTCTGTGTCAACTTTGTTGCTGTCACTGAGCGACAGTTGGACGACTTCCTGCCTGGTGGCCGATACCATGCTGTTCAGGATCCACAAGTGTTGGAGCGGCTGCGGCATTCACACATCACCAACCTCTTGGGAGAAGCCTGCTTTGGGGATCTCGATATTTCCATTTACACGCACCGCAACTCCTCAGTCCACCACCACAGCACTCTGACCATGTTGAAACGGAACAAAACAATGAAGGCTTGGTTCAACCAGAAGTCCAATGAGGAACAAAGGCAACTTCTTCTGAATGCATCCAGTAGTGGTCCTGAAATGCGAAAGCGTCACcgagagaatgacagagaggTGAAAGCCAGCAAAAGACAGAAGCTACAGCTTCAGCAGCAGCGGACAGAGGCAGATCGACAGAAGAAGGCAAGGGAGAAGGCAGATATTGCTCAAGAGATCCGTCAAGATGGGGGAGCCTGCAGCAGTGCTGGTGATGTCGACAGGCTGCTAGAACGAAAAGCTCTGCAAAGAGAAAAACTGGCTGCTCTGAAGACCCAGATTCGCTTTTTCCGGCATGTCCTGGGATTCAAGTCTGAGCTTCTGAAGCTCACACAGGACCTTCCAggcctggaacagtctctgaaGGAGTTCCTTGCGTCCCAGGACCCATTCCCAGAACACAGGGACAGGGTGGACAACAACCTTGATGAGGAAGACGAGCCATCAGAGTCCGACTCCTCTGCTTCAGAGCATGAGAACGACCAGCGAGTAGATAGCGACGGGTTTTCATTTGCCCAGACAGGTCAGACAGTGGCAGTGTTCTACGATGAAACATTTCATGTGGGCACTGTTACAAACATTCTAAGCGCAGATGAGGCAAAAGTAAACTTTTTAAAGAAGAGCTCTCTGGACAACAACAGATTTTCTTGGCCAGCCAAAGAAGACAGTGACACCGTcagcagtgtgtttgtgtttgcatgggacTTTTTGTTAGAACCGATCTCCACAAATGCACGGATGTGGCATGTCCCAAACAGCACTCTCCAGGAACAATATAACTTGTATGTGGAGAAGTACTGTTGA